In the genome of Geotrypetes seraphini chromosome 16, aGeoSer1.1, whole genome shotgun sequence, one region contains:
- the LOC117349666 gene encoding olfactory receptor 6F1-like → MNQSAPVEFILLGFPSIKEWWILLFFLILCIYLMTIMGNLVIIMLVWSDLHLHIPMYFFLGNFSFLEIWYITVTIPKTMANIAMDMKTIQFAACIIQFYFFFSLGATELFLLGVMAFDRYLAICNPLRYSTIMTNRVCVQLSFSCWLGGFLCILPSAIPIALLQFCGPYIINHFFCDGPPLLKLSCIDTYLVELINFILALSAIMISFLLILISYIFIVSTILRIPSTTGRHKAFSTCSSHFTVVLIFYGTLIFMYVRPKPMNTLELNKTVAVFYTFVTPVLNPLIYSFRNKEVKVALKKAINKARCS, encoded by the coding sequence ATGAATCAAAGTGCTCCAGTAGAATTTATTCTATTGGGTTTTCCCAGCATTAAAGAAtggtggattttattatttttcttaataCTCTGTATATACCTCATGACGATCATGGGCAATCTTGTTATAATTATGCTAGTGTGGAGTGACCTACATTTGCACATACCCATGTATTTCTTCCTTGGAAACTTTTCTTTCTTGGAGATCTGGTACATAACTGTTACTATTCCGAAGACGATGGCCAACATTGCAATGGATATGAAGACAATTCAGTTTGCAGCTTGCATTATTCAgttctatttcttcttttctttgggtGCCACTGAGCTTTTCTTGCTTGGAGTTATGGCCTTTGATCGCTATCTTGCCATCTGCAATCCCCTAAGGTACTCAACCATCATGACCAATAGAGTTTGTGTCCAGTTGTCTTTCAGCTGTTGGTTAGGAGGCTTCCTATGCATCCTGCCATCTGCTATTCCTATAGCCCTCTTGCAGTTTTGTGGCCCCTACATAATCAACCATTTCTTTTGTGATGGACCACCACTTCTAAAACTTTCCTGTATAGATACATACTTGGTTGAATTAATCAATTTTATTTTGGCCCTAAGTGCTATTATGATCTCTTTTCTCCTAATACTGATATCATATATTTTCATTGTCTCAACCATTCTGAGAATTCCATCGACTACTGGACGACACAAGGCCTTCTCCACCTGCTCTTCTCACTTTACTGTTGTTCTTATATTTTACGGCACTCTGATATTCATGTATGTACGTCCAAAACCCATGAATACCTTAGAATTGAATAAAACTGTAGCTGTATTCTACACATTTGTAACCCCTGTGCTCAATCCTCTCATCTACAGCTTTCGGAACAAAGAGGTAAAAGTGGCATTGAAGAAAGCAATAAACAAAGCACGTTGTTCATAA